The Glycine soja cultivar W05 chromosome 8, ASM419377v2, whole genome shotgun sequence genome has a window encoding:
- the LOC114422609 gene encoding metacaspase-5-like: MAKKAVLIGINYPGTKAELKGCINDVWRMHRCLIDRYGFSEDDITVLIDTDESYTEPTGKNIRSALTRLIRSARPGDVLFVHYSGHGTRLPAETGEDDDTGFDECIVPSDMNLITDDDFREFVDGVPRECKLTIVSDSCHSGGLIDGAKEQIGTSTKGEGQQHSGSGSGFGLSSFLRRSVEDAIESRGVHIPSALRHHRHKHEHEADDDRDIELPHVDHGYVKNRSLPLSTIIDILKQKTGKNDIDVGKLRLSLYDIFGEDASPKVKKFMKVILNKLQQGDGGSGKQGGILGLVGSLAQEFLKQKIDSSDDGGYAKPAMETKVESKYEAYAGTSSAKPRLSDGGILMSGCQTDQTSADASPAGNSASAYGAFSNAIQAVIEESDGAVTNQEIVLKAREKLKRGGFKQRPGLYCSDDHVDGPFVC; this comes from the exons ATGGCGAAAAAAGCCGTTTTGATCGGAATAAACTACCCGGGAACAAAGGCGGAGCTGAAAGGATGCATAAACGACGTGTGGAGGATGCACCGCTGCCTCATCGATCGATACGGTTTCTCCGAAGACGACATCACCGTTTTGATCGACACGGACGAATCCTACACGGAGCCCACGGGGAAAAACATTCGGTCAGCGCTGACCAGACTCATACGATCGGCGAGGCCGGGGGACGTGCTGTTCGTGCATTACAGCGGACATGGCACGCGCCTCCCCGCGGAAACCGGAGAGGATGATGACACTGGCTTTGATGAATGCATTGTTCCTTCTGATATGAACCTCATCACTG ATGATGACTTCAGAGAATTTGTAGATGGGGTCCCTAGAGAATGTAAGCTCACAATAGTATCAGATTCTTGCCATAGTGGTGGCCTAATTGATGGAGCTAAGGAGCAGATAGGAACTAGCACAAAGGGAGAAGGGCAACAACATTCTGGTTCTGGTTCTGGCTTTGGATTATCCAGTTTTCTTCGTCGCTCCGTTGAGGACGCCATCGAATCTCGTGGAGTTCATATCCCTTCAGCATTGCGCCATCATAGACACAAGCATGAACATGAAGCTGATGATGATAGGGACATTGAGCTTCCACATGTGGACCATGGCTATGTAAAGAATAGGTCATTGCCACTTTCTACCATCATAGACATACTCAAGCAGAAAACTGGGAAAAATGATATAGATGTTGGGAAATTGAGACTCTCGCTTTATGACATATTTGGGGAAGATGCTAGCCCTAAAGTGAAGAAGTTCATGAAGGTTATCTTGAATAAACTCCAACAAGGGGATGGTGGAAGTGGAAAACAAGGTGGAATCTTGGGGCTAGTGGGTAGTCTTGCCCAAGAGTTTCTCAAGCAAAAGATTGATTCAAGTGATGATGGTGGTTATGCAAAACCTGCCATGGAGACAAAGGTTGAAAGCAAATATGAGGCATATGCTGGAACAAGTTCAGCCAAGCCGCGCCTTTCAGACGGCGGAATTCTGATGAGTGGTTGTCAAACAGACCAAACTTCTGCTGATGCAAGTCCAGCAGGTAACTCTGCCAGTGCTTATGGAGCTTTTAGCAATGCAATACAGGCTGTGATTGAGGAGAGTGATGGTGCTGTCACAAATCAAGAGATTGTTTTGAAGGCAAGGGAGAAGCTGAAGAGGGGAGGTTTCAAACAACGGCCAGGACTTTACTGCAGTGATGACCATGTTGATGGTCCTTTTGTGTGCTGA